A genomic segment from Amphiura filiformis chromosome 10, Afil_fr2py, whole genome shotgun sequence encodes:
- the LOC140162909 gene encoding uncharacterized protein, which yields MKLLKPFCCSFCGMNHYTLDNLKIHVSSHLIKYVHAHRRRRNCLFCQKSLTKYGRLRRHLNNHLVTHKRVCTSSGVNTANRSDIEKKPYQCEYCQKCFLNRSDLKRHIRSHTKEKPYKCEHCQKCFTQRYSLVTHIRTIHSKEKRYQCKYCQKYFTQSSSLTTHFRTMHTKEKPYQCEYCQKCFVIKSQLRHHVRTHTKEKLYPCEHCQNYFSQSNLTTHIRTTHTKEKPYQCEYCQRCFTQSGNLTTHIRTHTKEKPYQCEYCQTCFTHSYSLATHIRTIHTKEKPHQCEYCQKCFANKSQLNRHVGTHTKDKLYQCVYCQKYFSQSCNLTAHIRTTCTHTKEKPYQCEHCQKYFSQSGSLTTHIRTIHTKETTHQCEYCQKCFTQSGSLTNHIRTIHTKGTPYQCEYCQKYFTQKGSLTNHIKNIHTKEKPHQCEYCHKYFSQSFNLTTHIRTTHTKEKPYSVKML from the coding sequence ATGAAACTTTTGAAACCATTTTGTTGTTCATTTTGTGGAATGAACCATTATACTTTGGATAACTTGAAGATCCATGTTAGCAGTCATCTTATTAAATATGTACATGCTCATAGACGTAGAAGAAACTGTTTATTTTGTCAGAAAAGCTTGACAAAATATGGTAGGCTGCGTAGACACCTGAATAACCACTTGGTCACACACAAACGGGTGTGTACTTCTAGTGGTGTCAACACTGCAAACAGAAGTGATATCGAAAAGAAGCCATaccagtgtgaatactgtcagaaatgctttctAAATAGATCTGACCTGAAAAGGCACATTCgaagtcacaccaaagagaaaccatataagTGTGAGcactgccagaaatgttttactcaGAGGTATAGTCTTGTAACCCACATCCGAACAATTCACTCCAAAGAGAAACGATATCAGTGTAAATACTGCCAGAAGTATTTTACTCAGAGTAGTAGTCTTACAACCCACTTTCGAACTatgcacaccaaagagaaaccatatcagtgtgaatactgtcagaaatgctttgtaaTTAAATCTCAACTAAGACATCATGttcgaactcacaccaaagagaaactttATCCGTGCGAGCACTGCCAGAATTATTTTTCTCAGAGTAATCTTACAACCCACATAAGAActactcacaccaaagagaaaccatatcagtgtgagtattgccagaggTGCTTTACTCAGAGTGGTAATCTTACAACCCACAttcgaactcacaccaaagagaaaccatatcaatgtgaatACTGTCAGACGTGTTTTACTCACAGTTATAGTCTTGCAACCCACATCAGAACtattcacacaaaagagaaaccgcatcagtgtgagtactgtcagaaatgctttgcaaaTAAATCTCAATTAAATAGACATGTTGGAACCCACACCAAAGATAAACTATATCAGTGCGTATACTGCCAGAAGTATTTTTCTCAGAGTTGCAATCTTACAGCCCACATCAGAACTACATgtactcacaccaaagagaaaccatatcaatgtgagCACTGCCAGAAGTATTTTTCACAGAGTGGTAGTCTTACAACCCACATCAGAactattcacaccaaagagacaacacatcagtgtgaatactgccagAAGTGTTTTACTCAGAGTGGTAGTCTTACAAACCACATCAGAACTATTCACACCAAAGGGacaccatatcagtgtgaatactgccagAAGTATTTTACTCAGAAGGGTAGTCTTACAAACcacatcaaaaatattcacaccaaagagaaaccgcatcagtgtgagtactgccatAAGTATTTTTCTCAGAGTTTTAATCTTACAACCCACATAAGAActactcacaccaaagagaaaccatattcTGTCAAGATGCTTTGA